The Candidatus Alcyoniella australis genomic interval GCACGCCTCTGGCCGTAGGCAGCAAACAGCCCAACGCCTGGGGCCTCTACGACATGCTGGGCAACGTCCGCGAGTGGGTCTGGGATTGGTACGCACCCTACGACAAGCAGACGGCCTCCGACCCGGCCGGGCCGGAAAAGGGCAAGTTCCGCGTCAACCGCGGCGGCTGCTACTTCAGCTATCCGCAGTACTGCCGCTGCGCGGTGCGCGGCGCATATTTGCCCGGCGACACTCACGGGTACATCGGCCTGCGCGTGGCACGCAACGCGCCGAGCCAAGCGGACTAATCGGCCTCGTCGAACAGGTACCACAGGTAATAGATACCGTCCTCCAGCGTGGTGTGGATACCGCGCTCCCCGTTCTGGAACAGGCCCAGCATCGGCCGGTTCTTGGCCAACACCTCCACCCGAAATCCGGCCACCCCGTTTTCCCTGGCGATCGTGGTCAGCTGCCCCAGCAGCTCCCGGCCGATTCCGCGACGCCGCGAGCGCTCGTGCACGGTGAAGCTGCACTCGGCAATGCCCGTGCGCGGATCGCGGTCGTAGGTCGCCGAGCCGAGGATTCGCTCGCGGCCGACCTCGCCGGACACGGCGATGATCGCCATCCGGTTGCGGTAATCGACCAGGGTCTCGGGGCAGACCCGGCTGTGGGGAAAACGCGCGTCCGAGGCCATGAACCGCAGGTATAGATCCTTGTCCGACAGCGAGTAGTACAGCTCCTGCAACAGATGCTCGTCGCGAGGGCGGATCGGCCGCAGAGCGATCTCCTCACCGTCGCTAAGCCGTACCCGCTCGCTCCAGGTCGGCGGATGGTCCAGCGCCTCGTCCTGGGGTAGCCGTTGATCTGCAAAGATGTAGCGGTTGGCCTTGGCGGCGTTTAGCAGCGCGGGCCTGAAACGCGGGTGGGCGATCTCGATCAGCGACACCGCGCGCTCGCGCACGGACTTGCCGTAGAGGTAGGCCACGCCGTACTCGGTGACCACGTAGTGCACGTCGCTGCGAGTCAGGGTCACGCCCGCGCCCGGCCGCAGGTCGGGCACGATGCGCGAGACCGTGCCCTCGCGGGCCGTGGAAGGGATGACGATGATCGGCTTGCCGCCACTGGATCGCGCTGCGCCGCGCATGAAATCGACCTGCGAGCCAAAGCCGCTGTAGAACTTGTGCCCCAGCGACTCGGCGCAGACTTGGCCGGTGAGGTCGATCTCCAGGGCGCCGGCGATTGCGACCATCTTCTGGTTGCGGGCGATCACCCGCGGGTCGCCGACATAGTCCGCGGGAAAGAACTCAAACAACGGATTGCCGTCGATGTAATCGTAAAGCCCTCTGTCGCCAACGCAGAACGTGGCCACGACCTTGCCCGGGTGCAGCCCCTTACGCGCGTTGGTAACCACGCCGGCCTCGATCAGCTCGATCAGGCTCTGGGAGAACATCTCGGTGTGCACGCCCAGCTCACGCTTGTGCATCAGCTCGGCCGGAATCGCCGCGGGCACCTTGCCGATGCCGATCTGCAGGGTCGAGCCGTCGTCGATCAGCGGCGCGACGTTGCGCGCGATGGTGCGCGCCACAGCGTTGGGCTCGGACCAATGAAACTCGAGCAGCTCCTGCTCGTAGGGCACGAAACAGTCGATGCACTCGGCGCTGATCGAGCTGTCGCCGCCGACCCGCGGCATGCGCGGATTGACCTGGGCGATCACCAGCCGCGCACGCTGGGCCGCGGCCTTGACCGTCTCGACACTGACGCCCAGGCAACACATCCCGTGTTCGTCCGGCGGCGCAACCTGGATCAGCGCCGCGTCGATCCGCAATTGCCCGTCAAAGATCAGCGCCGGGATTTCGCTCAGGGTCAGCGGGGTGTAGTCCGCCAGGCCGCGCTCAACCGCCGCGCGCGTGCTGTCGCCGATGAAGAAGCAGTTGAAGCGCACGTGGTCGCGCAGCAGTGGGTCGTCGAAGGTCGCCTGGCCCGAGCCCAGCAGGTGGATCATCTCCACGTCGTTGAGCCGCAGGGCGTAGCGCTGGAACTCGGCTGTCAAGTGTTGCGGCTCGGCGCAGGCCGAGGCCACGTAGAGCGTGTCGCCGTGGTGGATCCCCTCAAAGGCGCGCCGGGCCGTGGTTACGCGATCACGATATGGATCGAGGGTCGCGAGCCAGGACGGCCGCCGGGGGCTCATCGGCGCTGCAAGTTCGATGTCCCCGCGTTGTTCGCTCGCTGCTGCATTGTCAGTTCCGCCGCGCGCACCAGTTGGGCCAGCACGCGGTTCACCGGCGTGTCCACGCCGTGTTGCGCACCCACGCGCGCCACTGCGCCGTTGATGAAGTCGATCTCCGTGCGCCGTCCCGCAGCCAGGTCGCCGAGCATGCTCGAACGGTTGTCCGCGGTCAGCCGCGCCACCTCCAGCGCCCGCTCGCGCATCTGTTCGCGGTCCAGGAGCACGCCGACGCTCGCTGCCACGTCCACGGCCTCGTCCACCGCCGCGAGCATCAGCCGTTTGGACGGCTCGTACTGCGCGGGCACGCCGTTGGGCACTCCCAGCAGCGCGGTCAGCGGGTTGATCGCCACGTTGACGCACAGCTTGGACCACAGCAGTTCGTCGATGTGCTGCGAGACCTCGGTCTGGATTCCGGCGTCGCAAAAAGCCTTCGCAATGCGCTGCGCGCGTTGCGACTCGCCGCCGCGCGACTCGCCGATCACGGTCAGCCCCTGGCCCGCATGGCACACGCGGCCGGGCTCGACCAGGTAGCCGCCGCTGGTGGTGGTGCCCGCCAATACGTTCTCACCACCTACGCGCTCGGCCAGGGCTTCGACGTTGCCGATGCCGTTTTGCAGGCTCATCGCGAGAGTGTCCGCGCCAAACAGCGCCCGGTGTTGGTCCACGGCGGCCGCGGTGTCGTAGGCCTTGGTGCAGACCATCACCAGCTGGGCCGCAGCGTCCGGGCCCGCCTGCTCGACGATCCGCGGCCTGGCGCACAGCTCGCCGCGCAGCCCCTCGATGCGCAGGCCGTGGCGCTCGACGTTCTGTCGCGTCTCGGGACGGCTCTCGACCAGGGTCACTTCGTGGCCGCCCAGCGACAGGTAGCCGCCGAAGATCGAGCCCACCGCGCCCGCGCCGATCACGTAGATTCTCATCGTGATTCCATTTCGCCTTTAATTGTATTCCATCGACGTTCGGCCCACAAAAAAAGCCCCCCGCGGCCAACAGGCGCGAGGGGCTTATTGAAGCTGATTGAGACTACTCGGACTCTTTGGTCACGTCCTTGCGCGGAAAGCGCGGCATCACTTTAATCTGCACCGACACCACCAAACGCTTGCCCGGCCCCAGGTCGATCGGTGTGCACGGCTCGGCCTTGCCCGCGGGCAGCGGGTGGGCCAGCAGGCTCTTCTCGTCGGCATACTTTTGCGGTACGTA includes:
- a CDS encoding GNAT family N-acetyltransferase, whose amino-acid sequence is MSPRRPSWLATLDPYRDRVTTARRAFEGIHHGDTLYVASACAEPQHLTAEFQRYALRLNDVEMIHLLGSGQATFDDPLLRDHVRFNCFFIGDSTRAAVERGLADYTPLTLSEIPALIFDGQLRIDAALIQVAPPDEHGMCCLGVSVETVKAAAQRARLVIAQVNPRMPRVGGDSSISAECIDCFVPYEQELLEFHWSEPNAVARTIARNVAPLIDDGSTLQIGIGKVPAAIPAELMHKRELGVHTEMFSQSLIELIEAGVVTNARKGLHPGKVVATFCVGDRGLYDYIDGNPLFEFFPADYVGDPRVIARNQKMVAIAGALEIDLTGQVCAESLGHKFYSGFGSQVDFMRGAARSSGGKPIIVIPSTAREGTVSRIVPDLRPGAGVTLTRSDVHYVVTEYGVAYLYGKSVRERAVSLIEIAHPRFRPALLNAAKANRYIFADQRLPQDEALDHPPTWSERVRLSDGEEIALRPIRPRDEHLLQELYYSLSDKDLYLRFMASDARFPHSRVCPETLVDYRNRMAIIAVSGEVGRERILGSATYDRDPRTGIAECSFTVHERSRRRGIGRELLGQLTTIARENGVAGFRVEVLAKNRPMLGLFQNGERGIHTTLEDGIYYLWYLFDEAD
- a CDS encoding ketopantoate reductase family protein → MRIYVIGAGAVGSIFGGYLSLGGHEVTLVESRPETRQNVERHGLRIEGLRGELCARPRIVEQAGPDAAAQLVMVCTKAYDTAAAVDQHRALFGADTLAMSLQNGIGNVEALAERVGGENVLAGTTTSGGYLVEPGRVCHAGQGLTVIGESRGGESQRAQRIAKAFCDAGIQTEVSQHIDELLWSKLCVNVAINPLTALLGVPNGVPAQYEPSKRLMLAAVDEAVDVAASVGVLLDREQMRERALEVARLTADNRSSMLGDLAAGRRTEIDFINGAVARVGAQHGVDTPVNRVLAQLVRAAELTMQQRANNAGTSNLQRR